ATGCCGCCGGAGGTGCCGCCGAGAAGATGACGCCCGATGCCGATGTCGCCAAGCTCCCCGGTGTCGTCCTCACGCAGAAACTGGCCGACGGGCTGCCGCCCTCCATCAAGTCGTCGGGCGTATTGAAGGTCGCGACCGACCTGACGCCGCCGATCAGCTTTCACGGCGAGGATGGCAAGCTGATCGGCATCGATGCCGATATCGCCGCCGCACTCGGCGTCATCCTGGGTGTCGATGTTGAGATGACCGATGTCGGTGCGGGTGCCGCAATCGTGCCCTCCATATTGGCAAAGCGCTTCGACCTCTCGATCTCGGGAATCAACGACGATCCGGAGTTGGAAAAGCAGGTCGACGTCATCGACTACATGTATGACGCGACGACGATCATGACGATTAAGGACAATCCTCTCGCCATCAAGGGCATGGAGGATCTGTGCGGCAAGAAGGTCGCCGTTCCCGTCGGCACCTTCCAGGCGAAGATGGTCGAGGCGGCATCGGCCAAATGCGCGACCCCGGTCAATATCATGTCGATCCCGAAAATGCCGGATGTGCTTCAGGCCGTTCGCACAGGGCGGGCTGACGCCACGGTCAACGGTTACGCCACCAGCGTCTACACGACCGAACACCAAACCGGAAACGGCAAGGGCCTGCAGGCGCTGCCGGATATCCGCCTTGCCGTCGGTTATCTCGGCATGCTGACGGCAAAGGACAATCCGCAACTGCGCGACAGCGTCGTCGCCGCCCTGCAGCAGATGGTGGATTCGGGCGCCTACGAGACCATCATGAAGAAGTGGAGCCTTGGACCGCTGGCCGTGAAGACCGTCAAGGTCAACGATGCCGCCAGCATGCCTGCGGATTGACGCCGATGGCCCTGTTTCAAGCGTCGCCCATATCGCTCTCCCTTGCGCCATCGGTCGGAAGACCGATGCGTTGGGGGCAGATCGCAACCGGTGCCATCGCGATTTCAGCGCTGGCCTTCTTCGCGCTCGTTGTCGGGCAGAGCCAAAGCATCCAATGGTCCGAGATCCCCCGCTATCTGGTGGATCCTTCAATCCTGCGCGGCGTCCTGCTGACGCTTGAACTGACGGCCGGTGCCATGGTGTTCGGTATCGTGCTCGGATGCCTGCTGGCGCTGATGGCGACGAGCCAGAACCTGGTTCTCAAGGTGATCGCCGCCGGCTTCGTCTGGTGGTTTCGCGGCGTGCCGCTGATTGTCCAGATCTTCTTCTGGTTCAACATCGCCCTCTTCATCCCGCAGGTCGGGATGGGAAGCTTCACCATTTCGATCAACGATCTGGTGACGCCGGCCCTGGCCGGCTTCCTCGCACTCGGACTGCACGAAGCCGCGAACATGTCGGAGATCATCCGCGGCGGCCTGGTCGCGGTCGATCGCGGCCAGCGCGAAGCGGCCACGGCACTCGGGCTGAAAAAGACACAGACTTTTTTCACCGTCATCATGCCCCAGGCCACGCGTATTATCGTGCCGCCGACGGGGAACCAGGCCATCGGCATGCTGAAGGCCAGTGCCATCGTCTCGGTCATCGGCATGCAGGATCTGCTGACGCAGGCGCAGGCGATCTACGCCCGGAACTTCCTCGTCATCGAACTGCTGTTCGTCGCCTCGATCTGGTACCTCGCCATCACGAGTGTCGCATCCATAGGCCAGCACTATCTCGAAAAGAGTCTCGTTCCGAAAGGCCGGACAGCAGAGAAGCCTCGCGCCCCCGGACGGGCGTGATCGCAGATCGATCGACGTGAATTGAGATCAACAACGAAGGGGTCGCCAGTGCAGCGCGCCCCATCAGGAAACAGCAGAGGAGCATGACATGAAATTGGGAATCGACAGCATAAAGCTGCCCGAGGCAAAGAAGCGGGGGCCTCTGGCAAGCCTTGATCACGTCAAGGAACTTGGGCTCGCAGGCATTTTCTTCAGTACGGCGCTGGACATGAGCCCCGATCTCGACCGCGGCCTGCTGCGAGAGATCAGGGCGAAGGCCGACGACCTTGGCCTCTATCTCGAAAGCGGCATCGGCAAGATCAATCCCTATTGCAGCGCCGAGGAACCGGCGCTCAGGGCCGCCGGCGGCGGCGATATCATTGCCGGTTTCACGCACATGATCGAAGCAAGTGCCGCAATCGGCTGCCATGAGCTCTGGGTTGCTCCGGGCAATTTCAAGAGCGAATATCGCGGCCGGCTGGCCAATGACCGCTTCCGCACCGATGTGACCTGGGAAGAGCAGTTGCTCGGGATCGAAAAAGTCCTCCGCAAGCTCGCTCCCGTCGCCCGTGCCAATGGCGCGCACATGAACATCGAAACCCACGACGAAATCACCTCCTTCGAGATCCTGCGATTGATCGAGAAGGTTGGCGCCGATTGCGTCGGCGTCGTCTTCGACACGGCAAACGGACTGCAGCGGGGCGAGCACCCGGTCTTCGCCGCCAAGCGGCTGGCTCCCCATATCCGCCAAACCCATATCAAGGATGCCTATGTCGGGCGCGCCCCGGGTGGTCTCGATTTCCAGACCAGACCCGTTGGCGGCGGCATCGTCGATTTCGCCGCGATCCTTCCCATTCTTGCGGAGGCCAACCCCGCGCTGAACCTGTCGCTGGAGGTTGCCCAGTCTGTCGCCGACAAGCCGCGCAAGGCCAATCCGCGCCAGTGCATCGAGATCGACGATCCTATCTGGCGCGCCGGCCACCCCGACCTGACGGCGGATGAGCTTGCGGCCTATATGGCGATGGTGGATGCCTATGAGAAACGGGTCGCCTCCGGGGCTGTTCTCGACTGGGAGGCCTATGAGAGCAGCCGCTACGGCTATCCGACCTATGAGGTGCAATCCTACGGTTTCGACGAGGCAATCGCTTTCATCAAGCAGTCGGCGCGTCATGTCGAGACGGTTTGCGCCGAAAAAGGCGTTGCCCTGTCGGTGCCGGAAAAGAAGCAGAAAGCGGCTTGAGCAACGAGGCGGTGCCGGCGTTTTTCCATCGGCACCGCCTATCGAAATGTGGGTGCCGGAATTATTTCCGCAAAAATATTCTTATGGAAATAATTATCGCGCTTGGATATCTGGTGATCAATCGAATCCACGCCGGGCCGTCAGAGGCAATTTGGAGACTGCAATGAGGAAGATGCGCCGTCAGAGTGCGAAAGTGATGACAGCGGCCAATGGGCCGGTGGAAAGCACCGATACCAACGACGATGTTTCGGAACGCATCCGCTCCACGCTTGCCGCCGCCATCGGCGAAGGAGCGCTGAAGCCCGGCACCAAGATCCTGGAGGAAGCGATCGCCGAGCATTTCGGTGTCAGCCGAACGGTGGTGCGCGGCGCGCTCGGCGTGCTTGAGAGCGACCACCTGCTGGAGCGGAAGAGAAACCGCGGCACTTTCGTTGCCGAGCCGAGCGTCGAGCAGGCCAAGAGCCTTTTCGAGGCGCGCCGGAAGATCGAGGGCCTGCTGCTCGAACTGGTGATCGCCCGCGTCACGCCGGAGCAGCTGGATGCGCTGCAGAAGCTGACCGATGAAGAAGAGCACATCCACCACCACGGCGACGAAAAGTCGAAGACGGTTCTGTCCGGCAAGTTCCACATCGTGCTTGCCGAAATCGCCGGCAACCCGGTGCTGACGGAAGTGCTCGCCAAGATCGTCGCCCGGCTTTCCCTCGTCATGTCGCTCTACGAGGAAGACCGCAAGGATGACTGCGGCGCGGACCACCATCGGATGATCGTAGCCGCCTTGAAGGCGAAAGACCTCGCCAAGGCGCAACAACTGATGGACCACCACCTCGCCGACATCGAAGGCCGTGTGCGCCTGACCGAAGGGCAGGGCGACCGGCACACATTCCTGGCCGTGCTGGAGAATTTTTCCTGATAGAGGCCCGCGCGTATCGCTGATGCTTGGCCAGAGCTGAAGCACCATTTCTGATCACAGGAGCGCTTGTTCAAAACACTCCGCAATGCTAGGAAATTTGCATGGACAACACCGTGATCAGCACTTTCGTGATGATGATGCCGCGCTCATAGCGTGGCGGGTTTCGTGCGTCCAGAATGCACCAACGACCGCCCTCGAGGCGGTCTTTTCATGGGTCGATCCGTCTCGCGGGCAATAACAGCCTTCGAAAGGAAACGCCGATGAACAAGATCTACATCACCACCTCGATCCCCTATGTGAATGCCGCGCCGCATGTCGGCTTCGCCCTCGAGCTGGTCCAGGCCGATGCCTATGCCCGCCATTTCCGCCTTCTCGGCCATGACATCAGGTTCCAATGCGGAACCGACGACAACAGCCTGAAGAATGTCCGTTCGGCGGAAGCCGCGGGAGTGCCGGTGAAGGACTTCGTCAATGCCAACGCAGACAGGTTCGAGCGCCTCGGCCGCCTGCTCGACATCTCCAACGAGGAATTCGTCCGCACCTCCCTCGATCCAAGGCATATCGCCTGCGTCCACGCCTTGTGGAGGGCATGCGCCGGAAATGGCGACCTCTATCGCAAGGCATATGAGGGCCTCTATTGCGTCGGTTGTGAGCAATTCTACGAGCCGTCGGAACTCGATGACGGGTGCTGCCCGGAACATAGAATCGCCCTTGAGACCATCCGTGAGGAGAACTGGTTCTTCCGTCTCTCGCGATACGGCGACCGGCTCATCGAGCTGGTCGAGACCGGCGAACTTCGGATCGTCCCGGCTCATCGGCGCAACGAAATCCTCGCCCTGCTGCGGCGTGGCCTGACCGACATCAGCGTGTCGCGCAGTGCGGAGCGTGCGCGAGGCTGGGGCGTTCCCGTCCCCGATGGCGATGAGGTCGTCTACGTCTGGTTCGATGCCCTGGCAAACTATCTCACAGGTCTCAGCCACGGGTGCGATGAAACCCTGTTGCAGCGCTATTGGAACGGCGGCCAACGCGTCCATGTCGTCGGCAAGGGCATTTCCAAATTCCACGCCATATACTGGCCAGCCATCCTGCTATCCGCAGGCCTGCCGCCACCTTCGTCGATCCTGGTGCACGGCTACGTCACGGTCGACGGCAGGAAGATCGGCAAGTCGGCCGGCAACGGCATCGATCCGGAACGCATCATCCAATCCTACGAAACACCGGACGCACTGCGATACTACCTACTGCGGCACATACGCTCGGGTGACGATGGCGATTTCTCAGACGAGCGTCTGGAAGCCGCTTGGTCGGGAGAACTCGCAGGGCAGCTCGGAAATCTCGCCAACCGGGTGCTTGCCCTTCTCTCTACCTCGTTCAACGGGATCGTTCCGCCCGTGCCGGACAGCGCGTTCGTCGAGGCCGCCGCCCGCCTTCCGGCGAAGGTAGCCCAGGCCTTCGATGCCTACGAACTTCATGTCGGGCTGGCTAATATTTTCGAGTTTGTCGGCGAGGCGAACAGGCGGTTTACAAAAGGCGCGCCGTGGGCGGATGCGAAAGCCCTGCTTGCCGATCTCACACCGGAAGATCGGTGGGTGACCGCCGCTCGTCTCGGCGATTGCCTGGCCGAGCAGGTCTATGGCCTTGCGATCATTGCCCGCTGCCTCCTCCCGTTCCTGCCAAGCTCGGCCGCAACGCTGCATTCCAGGCTGGGAATACCGGCTCCTCGCCTCTATCAGGACCCCTTGATCTTGGCTGGAGTCAAGGCCGCTCCGCACGCCGTCCTCTTTCCGCAAAGAGCGGCGGCTTGAAGGGGAACCAGCCCAATATCCTCTGCGCTGCACCTTGGGCAGCGCAGAGTTTTGACGTGCCCCAGTATGTCATGAAAGTTTCATATTCAGGCTATTTTCGAGAGCGGGGAAATACTCTACTATTTTAATCAGGAAACAAGATTTCCTGAAACAAACGAAGGAGACTGATTGAGTATATTTCTTATGACTACCATGCTTATCGCAGGCTTTGTCCTGTATGCCCTGATCACCGGGGCGGCACGAGGGCGCACTGCCCAGTCCGCTGCAAACACCAAGCGCAGGTCGGGCAGTTCAGGAAGCTCCGGCGATGCAGGGGGAGGCTGGTTCGATGCCTCAGGCGACGGCGGTTGTGATGGCGGTGGCGGAGATGGTGGAGGAGGAGACTAGATCAAACTGAAATCGATAGAATGCCCGACCGCCTCAAGGCGGTTTTTTGTTGCCCGGATTTTGGACCGGGCCGAGACGCCATACCGCGGGAACATCCGACGGAGCTGTCGAAGGCTATTTGACGGGCAAGTGAACGAACTGACCCACAATCATAATTCCTACGCCAACTGCGAGTATCTTGCGCCAATATCCAAGTCCAGGTAGTAGTTGACTAGGTTTTGGGGGAAATCGCTATGGTAAAATCTGAAGCCGGCAGCCCGTATATTTACGGTATCGACGCGCTACGATTTGTGTGTGCGTTGATGGTAACGATGTTTCATCTCGGATTTGCTTCCTGGGCTTCGCCCTTATATCTAAGACCCTACAAAATGCCCCTGATTGAGAATATCGCCCAACCTGGATGGGTTGGCGTCGAATTGTTCTTCGTCATATCAGGGCTCGTCATCGTCAACTCTGCCGCTGCAGCCACCGCCATGTCATTTCTTAAAGGTCGAATTCTACGGCTCTATCCAGCGGTATGGATATGCGCGTCACTAACGCTGATCGTCATTGCAACTCAAGATGTTAACCGCCGCATCATCAAGAATTATCTGCGGTCGATCACTCTCTACCCCGGCGGGCCATGGATCGATGGCCAATATTGGACGCTGGCGTGTGAGATCTGTTTCTACGCCCTTGTCTTCATCATGTGCGCGACCGGTCAGAAGGCGAGGATGCCTGCGCTGGCGCTCGGTCTGTCGCTGGCCAGCACGGCCTTTATCGCTCTGTTAAACGCCTTTCCCGATTCAGCCATCCTGGCCATATTCACCGAGACCGCCTGGCGGGCCATCCCGTTTTATTATGGCTGCCAATTTGCCATTGGCATCTACATCTGGCTTTTGTCTCAAGGCCGGATGAACCGAATTTCCTCGATGGGTCTCATCTGCGCCTTGGTGGCGGGGGCTGCCCAGATATATATGGCAGGCGACAATACCAGCGACCGCACTCTCGCCGCAGCCGGTCATGCCTTTTCGCCGCTTCCCGCAGTCGCAATCTGGGTGGCGGGGCTAATCTTCATCGTTGCCAGCGTGACCTATAGCAAGCAGATCAGTCGTCTGCCGACCGCCTTCCTTCAATCGGTCAAAACCCTCGGCTCGATGACCTACCCGCTCTATCTCTTGCATTTCGCGATCGGCGTTCAACTTCTCGACTGGCTGACCGATCTGGGGATGACACCGCTGTTGGCGCTAGGTTTGGCCGTTGCGATCGTCTGTGCACTGTCGCTGGCTGTGTGCAAATGGGGAGAGCCTCCCATCCGCAGCGTTTTACGATTGGTCTTCGACAGGCTCGGGCAACGCGTTGCTGGTTTTCAGACGAAAGAGTCTCGGATTTAGGTGCCCGAACCCTTCATAGCGCCTGCGCTGTGAATGTGTCTTTCCGCCCCTGCTGGCGCGGCTGCCCCCCGGATCAATCCAACGGCATCACAAAGGTGAAGCACGTCTCCTGGTCATCGGAACTGACCATGATCGTCCCGCCATGGGCGCGGGCGATTTCCGAAGCGATGTACAGACCCAGCCCCAACCCTCGTTGACTTGTGCCGGCTTCGCCTTTGAAGAAAGGCTGAAAAAGCCGTGTCATCGCATCGCTGGAAATCGGAGCGCCGCCGTTGGCGATCCAAAGCTCCAGTCTTCCGTCGACGGTTGCCGCCGATAGCCGCACCGGTTCGTCCGGCGTCCCATGGGTCAGGGCATTTCCCAAGAGATTGGACACCAGCTGGCCAATCCGGCTGCTGTCGCAATTTATAGGGCCGTCTAATTCGATGCTCACCTCTATTGCGCGGTCGAGGTGACTATAGCGGAGTTCTTCGATGACCTGCCGCAGGATCGGCTCAAGCACCTCCGCTCGCCTGTCGAGCACGATGCCGCCACCCAATCGTGCACGCGCGAAGTCGAGGACGTTGTCGATCAGGCCAGACATGCGAACGACGCTGCCTTGCATCAAATCGAGAACTTTAGTCGAGCGATCGGTCTGCTCTTCCTTTCGCAACATACGCCCCGCAGCGGCAATCGAGGCAAGTGGATTGCGCAGGTCATGACCAAGGATGGCGATGAACTGCTCCCGCAACTCGGCGGTTTGCTGTTCGAAGTCGAGCTGGGATTTGATGGTGGCGCCGGCAGCGTCGGCGGCTGCGCGCGCTTCGACCAGCTCCCGTTCATAACGGCGACGCTCGGCAGCCTGGAACATCGTCACACGGGTGAAAAGCAAGGCACCGTCTTCTGAGCGTCTTTCCATGGCATTGGCGAGCACAGGCAGCTTTCTGCCGTCCGCCGTGACAAGATCGAGGGCAACCTCGTTGAAAAACCCCTGCATGCGCAGCAGAGGCGCAAAATGGGTCTCGTAGAATATACGGCCCGAGGTGTTGAGCAGGTCGTGAAGTCGTTTGCCGAGGAGTTGCTCGGCAGGGATGCCGATCCAGGTCTGCAGCGTTCTGTTGACCTTGACGATGCGCCCGTCTGGCTGCAACGAAAGATAGCCGCATGGCGCGTTTTCGTACAGGTCCTCAAGGTCCTCGGCCGGCATGGAGCCCTGCGTGTCGGGACCGCTCATCAGACGAACCGCCGGATTGCAGATATGACCTCGTCGGGAGCGCTGAGGTTAGGGCAGTGGCCACTCGCATTCAGCACGACCAATTGACTGTTTGGGACCTGCCGATGAACGAATTCGCCGACCTCTTCGGAGGCAATGATATCATCGCGGCATTGAAGGATCAGCGTTCTCGCGGTGACTTCAGGAAGGTCGCCGCGATTGTCCGACGTGAATGTCACCCGTGCGAACGCCTTGGCGATCTCCGGATCGGTGCGGCAGAAACTGTTTGTCAGCTCTTCGCTGAGTTCCGGTCGATCCGGATTGCCCATGATGGCGGGCGCCATGGCGGCAGACCACCCCAAGTGATTGTCATCCAACGACGTCAGCAGTTCGTCTATCTCAGCCGCGCTGAAGCCGCCGATATAATCGCCGTCGTTGATATAGCGCGGCGACGGCCCGACAAGGATCAGGCTTTCAAACAGTTCCGGTGCCTTCAGCGAGGCGATGACGCCAATCATCGCGCTGACGGAGTGGCCGACGAAGACCGCTTGCGTCAAGCCAAGTTCGCGGCAAATTTCCACCAAGTCATCCGCATAACCTGACAAGGAAGAATATTTTTCGGCATCATAAGCCGTAAGATCGGATCGTCCCGCGCCAACGTGATCGAACAGCACGGTCTTGAAGTCGCCTTCAAAAGCCGGCGCCACGAAACGCCACATATTCTGGTCGCACCCGAATCCATGCGAAAAGATCATCGCACGCTGGCCATCGCCCCGGACTTGAACATGATTTCGATCGATGACGGTCATCTCGTCCTCTTCCCTGCTTTCATAGCATGTTCAGCCTGTTTTGGATTGAGGAAAGATCAGCCAGCCGCCAGCACTTTCCGGAGTTCGAAGAAGAATCGCCGAGGATCGGCGCGCACGCACATCATCCCGGCAATCCCGTCATCGTCAATCCTCCGGAAGTAGTCCACGATCGGCTGTTTGTCGTAGATCATCGCAGCCGTTTCGATGCCGTCGAGCGCCTGAAGCCGCAACGAAGCGGTCGTGCCTCTCGCCCGAAGCAGCTTCTGCAGGTACGAGAAGCAGTGGCGGGCGACGAACGTCCGGCCAAGGGGCGCCATCTTGATCGCCAGCCCAACAGGGAAGAAATTGGGCTCGATCGCCACGAGCCGGCCCGGTCTCCAGTTGAAGAGCAGGGCGTCCGCCCTCATGTCGGAATGGAAGCGCTTGCCAAACCAGTTGAGATTCTCGAGCACGCCGTCCAGTGGATGGCCCGACGGAATACCGACGCCGCTCCAAAGGCCGACCATGTCCTTCGGCTGGACGGGCTCCAGCGAGCGGAACCAGGCAACCATCTCCTCCTGCTGGTCGCCTCGCATGGTTTCTCCTTCAAGGCCGTTCATTGCGGGAAAATGAAAAGAAGGTTTGGAAGTTCCCGTTCATGCGGACCGGGCGGAAGCGCAACGGC
This Rhizobium brockwellii DNA region includes the following protein-coding sequences:
- a CDS encoding GXWXG domain-containing protein — translated: MNGLEGETMRGDQQEEMVAWFRSLEPVQPKDMVGLWSGVGIPSGHPLDGVLENLNWFGKRFHSDMRADALLFNWRPGRLVAIEPNFFPVGLAIKMAPLGRTFVARHCFSYLQKLLRARGTTASLRLQALDGIETAAMIYDKQPIVDYFRRIDDDGIAGMMCVRADPRRFFFELRKVLAAG
- a CDS encoding PAS domain-containing sensor histidine kinase, whose product is MSGPDTQGSMPAEDLEDLYENAPCGYLSLQPDGRIVKVNRTLQTWIGIPAEQLLGKRLHDLLNTSGRIFYETHFAPLLRMQGFFNEVALDLVTADGRKLPVLANAMERRSEDGALLFTRVTMFQAAERRRYERELVEARAAADAAGATIKSQLDFEQQTAELREQFIAILGHDLRNPLASIAAAGRMLRKEEQTDRSTKVLDLMQGSVVRMSGLIDNVLDFARARLGGGIVLDRRAEVLEPILRQVIEELRYSHLDRAIEVSIELDGPINCDSSRIGQLVSNLLGNALTHGTPDEPVRLSAATVDGRLELWIANGGAPISSDAMTRLFQPFFKGEAGTSQRGLGLGLYIASEIARAHGGTIMVSSDDQETCFTFVMPLD
- a CDS encoding alpha/beta fold hydrolase codes for the protein MTVIDRNHVQVRGDGQRAMIFSHGFGCDQNMWRFVAPAFEGDFKTVLFDHVGAGRSDLTAYDAEKYSSLSGYADDLVEICRELGLTQAVFVGHSVSAMIGVIASLKAPELFESLILVGPSPRYINDGDYIGGFSAAEIDELLTSLDDNHLGWSAAMAPAIMGNPDRPELSEELTNSFCRTDPEIAKAFARVTFTSDNRGDLPEVTARTLILQCRDDIIASEEVGEFVHRQVPNSQLVVLNASGHCPNLSAPDEVISAIRRFV
- a CDS encoding sugar phosphate isomerase/epimerase family protein, whose amino-acid sequence is MKLGIDSIKLPEAKKRGPLASLDHVKELGLAGIFFSTALDMSPDLDRGLLREIRAKADDLGLYLESGIGKINPYCSAEEPALRAAGGGDIIAGFTHMIEASAAIGCHELWVAPGNFKSEYRGRLANDRFRTDVTWEEQLLGIEKVLRKLAPVARANGAHMNIETHDEITSFEILRLIEKVGADCVGVVFDTANGLQRGEHPVFAAKRLAPHIRQTHIKDAYVGRAPGGLDFQTRPVGGGIVDFAAILPILAEANPALNLSLEVAQSVADKPRKANPRQCIEIDDPIWRAGHPDLTADELAAYMAMVDAYEKRVASGAVLDWEAYESSRYGYPTYEVQSYGFDEAIAFIKQSARHVETVCAEKGVALSVPEKKQKAA
- a CDS encoding GntR family transcriptional regulator, producing MRKMRRQSAKVMTAANGPVESTDTNDDVSERIRSTLAAAIGEGALKPGTKILEEAIAEHFGVSRTVVRGALGVLESDHLLERKRNRGTFVAEPSVEQAKSLFEARRKIEGLLLELVIARVTPEQLDALQKLTDEEEHIHHHGDEKSKTVLSGKFHIVLAEIAGNPVLTEVLAKIVARLSLVMSLYEEDRKDDCGADHHRMIVAALKAKDLAKAQQLMDHHLADIEGRVRLTEGQGDRHTFLAVLENFS
- a CDS encoding amino acid ABC transporter permease, whose translation is MALFQASPISLSLAPSVGRPMRWGQIATGAIAISALAFFALVVGQSQSIQWSEIPRYLVDPSILRGVLLTLELTAGAMVFGIVLGCLLALMATSQNLVLKVIAAGFVWWFRGVPLIVQIFFWFNIALFIPQVGMGSFTISINDLVTPALAGFLALGLHEAANMSEIIRGGLVAVDRGQREAATALGLKKTQTFFTVIMPQATRIIVPPTGNQAIGMLKASAIVSVIGMQDLLTQAQAIYARNFLVIELLFVASIWYLAITSVASIGQHYLEKSLVPKGRTAEKPRAPGRA
- a CDS encoding acyltransferase family protein, whose amino-acid sequence is MVKSEAGSPYIYGIDALRFVCALMVTMFHLGFASWASPLYLRPYKMPLIENIAQPGWVGVELFFVISGLVIVNSAAAATAMSFLKGRILRLYPAVWICASLTLIVIATQDVNRRIIKNYLRSITLYPGGPWIDGQYWTLACEICFYALVFIMCATGQKARMPALALGLSLASTAFIALLNAFPDSAILAIFTETAWRAIPFYYGCQFAIGIYIWLLSQGRMNRISSMGLICALVAGAAQIYMAGDNTSDRTLAAAGHAFSPLPAVAIWVAGLIFIVASVTYSKQISRLPTAFLQSVKTLGSMTYPLYLLHFAIGVQLLDWLTDLGMTPLLALGLAVAIVCALSLAVCKWGEPPIRSVLRLVFDRLGQRVAGFQTKESRI
- a CDS encoding ABC transporter substrate-binding protein, translated to MMRIQKILRAGVAGAMVSLIAASAYAAGGAAEKMTPDADVAKLPGVVLTQKLADGLPPSIKSSGVLKVATDLTPPISFHGEDGKLIGIDADIAAALGVILGVDVEMTDVGAGAAIVPSILAKRFDLSISGINDDPELEKQVDVIDYMYDATTIMTIKDNPLAIKGMEDLCGKKVAVPVGTFQAKMVEAASAKCATPVNIMSIPKMPDVLQAVRTGRADATVNGYATSVYTTEHQTGNGKGLQALPDIRLAVGYLGMLTAKDNPQLRDSVVAALQQMVDSGAYETIMKKWSLGPLAVKTVKVNDAASMPAD
- a CDS encoding methionine--tRNA ligase, with protein sequence MNKIYITTSIPYVNAAPHVGFALELVQADAYARHFRLLGHDIRFQCGTDDNSLKNVRSAEAAGVPVKDFVNANADRFERLGRLLDISNEEFVRTSLDPRHIACVHALWRACAGNGDLYRKAYEGLYCVGCEQFYEPSELDDGCCPEHRIALETIREENWFFRLSRYGDRLIELVETGELRIVPAHRRNEILALLRRGLTDISVSRSAERARGWGVPVPDGDEVVYVWFDALANYLTGLSHGCDETLLQRYWNGGQRVHVVGKGISKFHAIYWPAILLSAGLPPPSSILVHGYVTVDGRKIGKSAGNGIDPERIIQSYETPDALRYYLLRHIRSGDDGDFSDERLEAAWSGELAGQLGNLANRVLALLSTSFNGIVPPVPDSAFVEAAARLPAKVAQAFDAYELHVGLANIFEFVGEANRRFTKGAPWADAKALLADLTPEDRWVTAARLGDCLAEQVYGLAIIARCLLPFLPSSAATLHSRLGIPAPRLYQDPLILAGVKAAPHAVLFPQRAAA